The Neovison vison isolate M4711 chromosome 13, ASM_NN_V1, whole genome shotgun sequence genome includes a region encoding these proteins:
- the LOC122893028 gene encoding heterogeneous nuclear ribonucleoprotein A1-like: MSKSESPKEPKQLRKLFIGGLSFETTDESLRSHFEQWGTLTDCVVMRDPNTKRSRGFGFVTYATMEEVDAAMNARPHKVDGRVVEPKRAVSREDSQRPGAHLTVKKIFVGGIKEDTEEHHLRDYFEQYGKIEVTEIMTDRGSGKKRGFAFVTFDDHDSVDKTVIQKYHTVNGHNCEVRKALSNQEMASASSSQRGRSGSGNFGGGRGGGFGGNDNFGRGGNFSGRGGFGGSRGGGGYGGSGDGYNGFGNDGSNFGGGGSYNDFGNYNNQSSNFGPMKGGNFGGRSSGPYGGGGQYFAKPRNQGGYGGSSSSSSYGSGRRF; the protein is encoded by the coding sequence ATGTCTAAGTCAGAGTCTCCCAAAGAGCCTAAACAGCTGCGGAAGCTCTTCATCGGAGGTCTGAGCTTTGAAACAACCGATGAGAGTCTGAGGAGCCATTTTGAGCAATGGGGAACACTTACGGACTGTGTGGTAATGAGAGATCCGAACACCAAGCGCTCCAGAGGCTTTGGGTTTGTCACATATGCCACTATGGAGGAGGTGGATGCAGCCATGAATGCAAGGCCACACAAGGTGGATGGAAGAGTTGTGGAACCAAAGAGGGCtgtctcaagagaagattctcaaagacctggtgcccacttaactgtgaaaaagatttttgttggtggcattaaagaagacactgaagaacatcatctaagagattatttcgaacagtatgggaaaatcgaagtgactgagatcatgactgaccgaggcagtggcaaaaagaggggttttgcttttgtaacatttgatgaccatgattctgtagacaagactgtcattcaaaaataccatacTGTGAATGGCCACAACTGTGAAGTAAGGAAAGCGCTCTCTAATCAAGAGATGGCTAGTGCTTCATCCAGCCAAAGAGGTcgaagtggttctggaaactttggtggtggtcgtggaggtggttttggtgggaatgacaactttggtCGCGGAGGAAACTTCAGTGGTCGAGGTGGATTTGGTGGCAGTCGAGGTGGTGGTGgatatggtggcagtggggatggctataacggatttggtaatgatggaagcaactttggaggtggcggaagctataatgattttggcaattacaacaatcaatcctcaaattttggacccatgaaaggaggcaattttggaggcagaagctctggccCTTATGGTGGTGGAGGCCAATACTTCGCCAAACCACGAAACCAAGGTGGCTATggtggttccagcagcagcagcagctatggcagtggcagaaggttttaa